In a single window of the Prosthecobacter sp. SYSU 5D2 genome:
- the recJ gene encoding single-stranded-DNA-specific exonuclease RecJ has protein sequence MALASEIPLPNTLPPRWLLKPVPEGAAELAADTGLPLLLTKLLTQRGFETAEQVQDFLVPKLASLGDPTVLPEMGIAVARILKAVDEKQRVALYGDYDVDGVTSMALMHLTLKAYGLETHLFLPSRMEEGYGLSMDGFARLFEEFGKPDLLLALDCGTTSIKELTWLQEQGVDCVIVDHHELSPFGRPPCVALVNPKLGTEYHYFCTAGLVFKVAHALLKTRRVEFDLKEALDLVALGTVADLVPLVDENRLLVRRGLEALAQTQRTGLRALKEIAGVDGFIQTHHVGFRLGPRLNAAGRLDTASTALQLLLAEDPLVAADYATLLENHNRDRQAVELEVFNEAEQQLLAMGDLEHIPAIVLGSRKWHPGVVGIVASRLSRLVHRPTILFSFDENGMGKGSGRSIPGFSLVEAIEFCREHITRGGGHAMAAGVSVHEDKLEVFRERFSEAARRALSEEALTPVLELDVEVRLRDLSLDFLRNFRLMEPFGQRNHEPVFLCRRVTPRLPGRLMKEKHLRVMLSQDGASMEARWFNAPLKNLPKPPWDVAMRVQRNFWRGEEQWQLTLDAVRTAEAD, from the coding sequence ATGGCTCTTGCGTCTGAAATCCCCCTTCCGAACACCCTGCCCCCGCGCTGGCTGCTAAAGCCAGTGCCCGAGGGCGCGGCGGAACTGGCTGCGGACACAGGCCTCCCTTTGCTGCTGACCAAACTGCTGACCCAGCGCGGGTTTGAGACGGCGGAGCAGGTGCAGGATTTCCTGGTGCCCAAACTGGCCTCCCTGGGGGATCCCACCGTGCTGCCGGAGATGGGCATCGCCGTGGCGCGCATCCTCAAAGCGGTGGATGAAAAACAGCGCGTGGCCCTCTATGGAGACTACGATGTGGACGGTGTCACCTCCATGGCGCTCATGCATCTGACGCTGAAGGCGTACGGGCTGGAGACGCATTTGTTTCTGCCCTCCCGCATGGAGGAAGGCTATGGCCTCAGCATGGACGGCTTTGCCCGGCTGTTTGAGGAATTTGGCAAGCCGGACCTGCTGCTGGCGCTGGACTGCGGCACCACCTCCATCAAGGAGCTGACCTGGCTGCAGGAGCAGGGCGTGGACTGTGTCATCGTGGACCACCATGAGCTTTCCCCTTTTGGCCGCCCGCCGTGTGTGGCGCTGGTGAATCCCAAGCTGGGCACCGAGTATCATTATTTCTGCACCGCTGGTCTTGTGTTCAAGGTGGCCCATGCCCTGCTGAAAACACGCCGCGTGGAGTTTGACCTCAAAGAAGCCCTGGACCTGGTGGCGCTCGGCACGGTGGCTGACCTGGTGCCGCTGGTGGATGAAAACCGCCTGTTGGTGCGCCGTGGTCTCGAGGCCCTGGCGCAGACCCAGCGCACCGGCCTGCGGGCGCTGAAGGAGATCGCCGGGGTGGACGGTTTCATCCAGACCCATCACGTCGGTTTCCGCCTCGGGCCGCGGCTCAATGCCGCCGGCCGGCTGGATACGGCCTCCACCGCCCTGCAGCTTTTGCTAGCTGAGGATCCGCTCGTCGCTGCTGATTACGCCACCCTCCTGGAAAACCACAACCGCGACCGCCAGGCGGTGGAGCTGGAGGTGTTCAACGAAGCTGAGCAGCAGCTTCTGGCCATGGGAGACTTGGAGCACATTCCGGCCATCGTTCTTGGCTCGCGCAAGTGGCACCCTGGAGTTGTCGGCATCGTCGCCTCCCGGCTTTCCCGGCTGGTGCACCGTCCCACCATCCTTTTTTCCTTTGATGAAAACGGCATGGGCAAAGGCAGCGGGCGCAGCATTCCCGGATTCTCCCTGGTGGAGGCCATCGAATTCTGCCGCGAGCACATCACCCGGGGGGGCGGTCATGCCATGGCAGCGGGCGTCTCTGTGCATGAGGATAAGCTGGAGGTCTTCCGCGAGCGCTTTTCAGAAGCCGCCCGCCGGGCGCTCAGCGAGGAAGCCCTGACCCCGGTCCTGGAGCTGGATGTGGAGGTGCGCCTGCGGGATCTGTCCCTGGATTTCCTCCGCAATTTCCGTCTCATGGAGCCCTTCGGCCAGCGCAATCATGAACCTGTCTTCCTCTGCCGCCGGGTCACCCCGCGTCTGCCGGGCCGGCTGATGAAGGAAAAGCATCTCCGCGTCATGCTCAGCCAGGACGGGGCTTCCATGGAAGCACGCTGGTTCAATGCCCCTTTAAAAAACCTGCCGAAACCGCCGTGGGATGTTGCCATGCGTGTGCAGCGTAATTTCTGGCGCGGTGAAGAACAATGGCAGCTTACGCTGGACGCAGTGCGTACTGCTGAGGCGGACTGA
- a CDS encoding DUF3592 domain-containing protein, giving the protein MSSASVSSLPGRLWLAGMGLFLALAGMLFTWVLWTSWQRAEETRRWTATPCRIISAQVLSERPTPHSNPAHKASVRYAYTFENQALTGTQIKRVDSASQHEEVARKKLEEFPIGQETTCYVNPAQPAQAVLKHDSRAALYSIWFPLLFVLGGLGMAWNAMRRRTGV; this is encoded by the coding sequence ATGTCATCTGCGTCTGTTTCTTCACTCCCTGGCCGCCTCTGGCTGGCCGGCATGGGCCTGTTTTTAGCCCTGGCCGGCATGCTGTTTACCTGGGTGCTGTGGACCTCCTGGCAACGTGCGGAGGAGACCCGCCGCTGGACGGCGACACCGTGCCGGATTATTTCTGCCCAAGTCCTCAGCGAGCGGCCCACCCCGCACTCCAACCCGGCTCACAAGGCCAGCGTGCGGTATGCTTACACCTTTGAAAACCAGGCGCTGACCGGCACCCAGATCAAACGGGTGGACTCTGCCAGCCAGCACGAAGAAGTGGCCCGCAAGAAGCTTGAGGAATTCCCCATCGGCCAGGAAACCACCTGCTACGTGAACCCCGCCCAGCCAGCCCAGGCCGTACTGAAGCATGACAGCCGCGCGGCCTTGTATTCCATCTGGTTTCCCCTGCTGTTTGTGCTTGGGGGTCTGGGGATGGCGTGGAATGCGATGCGGAGGCGGACTGGGGTATAA
- a CDS encoding DUF2442 domain-containing protein yields MSTLALPSLKNCFVSQVRVTGDHRLAVKFQDALIAELHMGEWISRQHGSMIEPLKSPAFFADVSIQRGVLTWPNGYDIDPFSIRHWAEHGMD; encoded by the coding sequence ATGAGCACGCTTGCCCTCCCCAGCCTCAAGAACTGCTTCGTAAGCCAGGTCCGCGTCACAGGCGACCACCGGCTTGCCGTGAAATTTCAGGATGCTCTCATTGCCGAATTGCACATGGGAGAATGGATTTCCCGCCAACACGGTTCCATGATTGAACCACTCAAATCCCCCGCCTTCTTTGCCGATGTCAGCATTCAACGCGGTGTGTTAACCTGGCCGAACGGTTATGACATTGACCCGTTCAGCATCCGCCATTGGGCCGAACACGGCATGGACTGA
- a CDS encoding Gfo/Idh/MocA family oxidoreductase, translated as METVRLGIVGLGNMGKAHLANIRAGKVPGMRVTAMCESVGTLPAQLEGEQPFTDVSAMIKSGHIDAILICTPHFSHTTIGIEALQNGLHVLVEKPISVHKADCERLIAAHTDKSKIFAAMFNMRTNACFKKVKDLIDSGELGEIRRVHWEVTNWFRTNYYYATGGWRGTWKGEGGGVLMNQCPHNLDLFQWMFGVPKTVRGFCQFGRFHEIEVEDNVTAVLQYENGTTATFITSTGEAPGINRLEISAEMGRLTVTDGSKIHFQRNRVPMSKFCMEAEAAFAMPESWHMEIPVADSGGQHVEILQNFANAILKGEKLLSPAEQGIHSVELANAILLSTWQDKAIELPMSAADYERILIEKGEKSTFEKTKVVAKASADDFAKSFR; from the coding sequence ATGGAAACCGTCAGACTCGGCATCGTTGGACTTGGCAACATGGGCAAGGCCCATCTCGCAAACATTCGCGCGGGCAAAGTGCCCGGCATGCGCGTGACCGCCATGTGTGAAAGCGTGGGCACCCTTCCGGCTCAGCTGGAGGGCGAGCAGCCTTTCACAGATGTCAGCGCGATGATCAAATCCGGCCACATTGACGCGATCCTGATCTGCACCCCGCACTTCAGCCACACGACCATCGGCATTGAGGCGCTGCAAAACGGCCTTCACGTCCTCGTGGAAAAGCCGATCTCCGTTCATAAGGCCGACTGCGAGCGTCTGATCGCCGCCCACACGGACAAGAGCAAAATTTTTGCCGCCATGTTCAACATGCGCACGAATGCCTGCTTCAAGAAGGTCAAGGACCTCATTGACAGTGGCGAGCTGGGCGAGATCCGCCGCGTGCATTGGGAGGTGACGAACTGGTTCCGCACCAATTACTACTATGCCACCGGCGGCTGGCGCGGCACCTGGAAGGGCGAAGGCGGCGGCGTGCTGATGAACCAGTGCCCGCACAACCTGGACCTTTTCCAGTGGATGTTCGGCGTGCCAAAAACCGTGCGCGGTTTTTGCCAGTTCGGCAGGTTCCATGAGATTGAGGTCGAGGACAACGTGACCGCCGTTTTGCAGTATGAAAACGGCACCACCGCCACTTTCATCACCTCCACCGGCGAAGCTCCTGGCATCAACCGGCTGGAAATCTCCGCCGAGATGGGCCGCCTGACCGTGACCGACGGCAGCAAGATCCACTTCCAGCGCAATCGGGTGCCGATGAGCAAATTCTGCATGGAGGCCGAAGCCGCCTTTGCAATGCCGGAAAGCTGGCACATGGAGATCCCGGTGGCCGACAGCGGCGGCCAGCATGTGGAGATCCTGCAAAACTTCGCCAACGCCATCCTGAAAGGGGAAAAACTGCTCAGCCCCGCCGAGCAGGGCATCCACAGCGTGGAGCTGGCCAATGCCATCCTCCTCAGCACCTGGCAGGACAAGGCCATCGAGCTGCCCATGAGCGCTGCCGACTATGAGCGCATCCTCATTGAAAAGGGTGAAAAGAGCACCTTCGAGAAGACTAAGGTGGTGGCCAAAGCCAGCGCCGACGACTTCGCGAAAAGCTTCCGTTAA
- the galE gene encoding UDP-glucose 4-epimerase GalE produces MAVNGTLLVTGGAGYIGSHTVKHLLALGEKIVVLDNLVFGHRDALPMDKVTFVHGDMSDTSLLEELFTEHQPEAVLHFAAFAYVGESVTDPLKYYRNNLAAPLVLLETMQRHGCKRFIFSSTCATYGNPVYVPMDEDHPQAPVNPYGASKWMLERVLKDCDHAWGLKCVFLRYFNASGCDADGEIGEDHDPETHLIPRILMAATGEIENITVFGTDYPTPDGTCIRDYIHVNDLASAHALALDYLRKGGETTPVNLGTGRGFSVNEIIQTAEAVTGKTIPVSYGPRRAGDPPELICQPAKAKAVLGWEAQHKDPRAHIESAWKWMTGPRKGRYED; encoded by the coding sequence ATGGCAGTAAACGGCACCCTTTTAGTCACTGGCGGCGCAGGATACATCGGCTCACACACGGTAAAGCATCTGCTTGCCCTGGGGGAAAAAATCGTCGTTTTGGACAATCTCGTCTTCGGTCATCGCGATGCCCTGCCCATGGACAAGGTAACCTTTGTGCACGGGGACATGAGCGATACCAGCCTGCTGGAGGAGCTGTTTACCGAGCATCAACCGGAGGCAGTGCTGCACTTCGCCGCCTTTGCCTATGTGGGGGAATCGGTGACGGACCCGCTGAAGTACTACCGCAACAACCTGGCCGCCCCGCTCGTGCTGCTAGAAACGATGCAGCGCCATGGCTGCAAGCGGTTCATTTTCTCCTCCACCTGCGCCACGTATGGCAATCCGGTCTATGTGCCAATGGACGAAGACCATCCCCAGGCCCCGGTGAACCCTTATGGAGCCAGCAAGTGGATGCTGGAGCGGGTGCTGAAGGACTGCGATCATGCCTGGGGGCTGAAGTGCGTCTTCCTGCGCTACTTCAATGCCAGCGGCTGTGATGCGGACGGGGAGATCGGCGAGGATCATGATCCAGAGACCCATCTCATCCCGCGCATCCTCATGGCCGCCACCGGCGAGATTGAAAACATCACCGTCTTCGGCACCGACTACCCCACCCCGGACGGCACCTGCATCCGCGACTACATTCATGTCAACGACCTGGCCAGCGCGCATGCCCTGGCGCTGGATTATCTGCGCAAAGGCGGTGAAACCACGCCCGTCAATCTCGGCACCGGTCGCGGTTTCAGCGTCAACGAAATCATCCAGACCGCCGAAGCCGTCACGGGCAAGACCATCCCCGTGAGCTATGGCCCGCGCCGTGCTGGCGACCCGCCGGAGCTCATCTGCCAGCCCGCCAAAGCCAAAGCCGTGCTCGGCTGGGAAGCGCAGCACAAGGATCCGAGGGCCCACATCGAAAGCGCCTGGAAATGGATGACCGGGCCGCGTAAGGGACGCTACGAGGACTAA
- a CDS encoding MIP/aquaporin family protein, with product MTPFLAEVIGTLILVLLGDGVVANVVLGKTKGNNGGWIVITAGWAFAVTIAVYCTSAISGAHLNPAVTVAMASLGKFDWALVPGYIAAQMIGAFLGAVLVWLSYLPHWKETADKGAKLGTFATIPAIRHPVSNLICEAIGTAMLVLGILTIITPENLVPDTGFDKAFSPALVGLIVWSIGLSLGGPTGYAINPARDLGPRIAHALLPIPGKGGSDWGYAWVPVVGPIIGGLVGAFLYKMLWNAAVM from the coding sequence ATGACTCCCTTCCTCGCCGAGGTTATCGGCACCCTCATCCTTGTGCTCCTCGGTGACGGGGTCGTCGCCAACGTCGTGCTCGGTAAAACCAAAGGCAACAATGGCGGCTGGATCGTCATCACCGCCGGCTGGGCCTTTGCCGTCACCATCGCGGTGTATTGTACCAGCGCCATCAGCGGAGCTCATTTGAACCCCGCCGTCACCGTGGCCATGGCCAGCCTGGGCAAGTTCGATTGGGCGCTGGTCCCTGGTTATATCGCCGCCCAGATGATCGGTGCCTTTTTAGGAGCCGTGCTCGTCTGGCTGAGCTACCTGCCGCACTGGAAGGAAACCGCCGACAAGGGTGCCAAGCTGGGCACCTTTGCCACCATCCCCGCCATCCGCCATCCCGTCTCCAACCTCATCTGCGAGGCCATCGGCACCGCCATGCTGGTTCTCGGCATCCTGACCATCATCACGCCGGAAAACCTGGTCCCTGATACCGGCTTCGACAAAGCCTTCTCCCCTGCCCTCGTCGGCCTCATTGTCTGGTCCATCGGCCTGTCCCTCGGCGGACCCACCGGCTACGCCATCAATCCAGCCCGCGATCTCGGCCCCCGCATCGCCCACGCCCTCCTGCCTATCCCCGGCAAAGGCGGCTCCGACTGGGGATACGCCTGGGTTCCCGTGGTCGGCCCCATCATCGGCGGACTGGTGGGTGCCTTTCTTTACAAAATGCTGTGGAATGCGGCAGTGATGTGA
- a CDS encoding Gfo/Idh/MocA family oxidoreductase produces the protein MTSRRTFLTSATAASLSLSALPLLGQQAKKFRVALIGSGWWGMNLLREAMASGRTQVVALCDVDANVLENSIEDVKTESGDVPKGYKDYRELLAEAKPEIVIIATPDHWHALQTIACCQAGAHVLVEKPTGHTINESKAMVKAAKDSGVVVQVGLHRRIGPHHVEAMEFLKSGKIGKVGMVRLFAASKGGPETPKPNSKVPDGMDWDMWCGPAPMRPFNSKMHPGGWRSFLDYANGTMGDWGIHWLDQVLWWSGEKGPKTVFCTGGRPIFGPPVLNDQEQTTDVPDHQVATFEFENFTAVWEHRKFAENNNEKHKIGAYFYGEKGVLHIGWRDGWTFYPVNPKEPPAHGEHQLQEPDGHNIALLWADLIQAIETGSKPVADIEIGHRSSCLPMLGMLSWKLGRSIRWDAEKEEIIGDPEASQLLSRPYRAPWVYPV, from the coding sequence ATGACATCCCGTCGTACTTTTCTCACCTCGGCCACAGCCGCGTCCCTTTCCCTTTCTGCCCTCCCCCTGCTGGGCCAGCAGGCTAAAAAATTCCGCGTCGCCCTCATCGGCAGCGGCTGGTGGGGGATGAATCTCTTGCGGGAGGCCATGGCCTCCGGGCGGACCCAGGTGGTGGCACTCTGCGATGTGGATGCCAATGTGCTGGAGAACAGCATCGAGGATGTGAAGACGGAAAGTGGCGATGTGCCCAAGGGCTACAAAGACTACCGCGAGCTGCTGGCGGAAGCGAAGCCAGAGATCGTCATCATCGCCACGCCGGACCACTGGCACGCATTGCAAACCATCGCCTGCTGCCAGGCAGGTGCCCATGTGCTGGTGGAAAAACCCACCGGCCACACCATCAATGAAAGCAAGGCCATGGTGAAGGCGGCCAAAGATTCCGGCGTGGTGGTGCAAGTGGGCCTTCATCGCCGCATCGGCCCGCATCATGTGGAGGCCATGGAGTTCCTGAAATCCGGCAAGATTGGCAAGGTCGGCATGGTTCGCCTTTTTGCCGCCAGCAAAGGCGGCCCGGAAACGCCCAAGCCTAACAGCAAGGTTCCCGACGGCATGGACTGGGACATGTGGTGCGGCCCTGCGCCCATGCGCCCCTTCAATTCCAAGATGCATCCCGGCGGCTGGCGCAGTTTCCTTGATTACGCCAATGGCACCATGGGAGACTGGGGCATCCACTGGCTGGACCAGGTGCTGTGGTGGAGCGGTGAGAAGGGACCAAAGACCGTCTTCTGCACCGGCGGCCGGCCCATCTTCGGCCCGCCTGTGCTCAATGACCAGGAACAGACCACCGATGTGCCCGACCACCAGGTGGCTACCTTTGAATTTGAAAATTTCACCGCTGTGTGGGAGCACCGTAAGTTCGCGGAAAACAACAACGAGAAGCACAAGATCGGCGCTTATTTCTACGGTGAAAAAGGCGTGCTGCACATCGGCTGGCGCGATGGCTGGACCTTCTACCCAGTGAACCCCAAGGAGCCACCCGCCCATGGCGAGCACCAGCTTCAGGAGCCGGACGGTCACAACATCGCCCTCCTGTGGGCCGACCTGATCCAGGCCATCGAAACCGGCAGCAAACCGGTCGCCGACATCGAGATCGGACACCGCTCCAGCTGCCTGCCCATGCTCGGCATGCTGAGCTGGAAGCTGGGCCGCAGCATCCGCTGGGATGCGGAGAAAGAGGAGATCATCGGTGACCCGGAGGCCAGCCAGCTTCTGAGCCGGCCGTATCGGGCACCTTGGGTGTATCCGGTATAA